One Hemibagrus wyckioides isolate EC202008001 linkage group LG09, SWU_Hwy_1.0, whole genome shotgun sequence DNA segment encodes these proteins:
- the LOC131359232 gene encoding NPC intracellular cholesterol transporter 2-like, giving the protein MDLRVVVYALCLSLLLLLGLSHAEQVKFVDCGSSVGNVIEVDINPCPTQPCQLHKGQSYAVNVTFASGTDTRTSKAVVHGVIAGVPVPFAIPNDDGCKSGIQCPIQNQKTYSYVTQLPVKTEYPSIRLVVEWELRDDSSKDLFCIEFPVQIVN; this is encoded by the exons ATGGATCTCCGTGTTGTTGTGtacgctctctgtctctcactgctgctgctgctgggcctCTCTCATGCAGAGCAGGTGAAGTTTGTTGACTGTG GCTCATCTGTTGGAAATGTGATTGAGGTTGACATAAACCCCTGCCCAACTCAGCCATGTCAGCTTCACAAGGGACAGTCCTATGCTGTAAACGTGACCTTTGCTAGCG GGACTGACACTCGGACAAGCAAAGCTGTGGTCCATGGCGTGATCGCTGGTGTCCCTGTTCCCTTTGCAATCCCTAATGATGATGGCTGCAAGTCTGGAATCCAATGCCCTATTCAGAACCAAAAGACTTACAGTTATGTCACCCAGCTTCCTGTTAAAACTGAGTACCCTTCG ATAAGACTGGTTGTGGAGTGGGAACTTAGAGACGACTCCAGTAAGGATTTGTTCTGTATCGAGTTTCCTGTCCAGATTGTGAACTGA
- the gskip gene encoding GSK3-beta interaction protein produces the protein MSRKCTDELSPEEGMEVDYQPEDLPMSSFDERCVEHGVKDMRLEAEAIVSDVLFAVNNMFVSKTLSNGLDLAFINVETREGKRYCLELSEAGLRVVGNTFDQVDAGLSAQYHETVYSLLDSLSPAYREAFGNALLQRLERLKQNGQ, from the exons ATGAGCCGGAAGTGCACCGATGAACTGTCCCCGGAGGAG GGGATGGAGGTGGACTATCAGCCAGAGGATCTGCCCATGTCCTCCTTTGACGAGCGCTGTGTTGAACATGGTGTTAAAGACATGAGGCTGGAGGCAGAAGCTATAGTCAGCGACGTGCTGTTCGCTGTAAACAACATGTTCGTGTCTAAAACTCTCAGCAATGGCCTGGACTTGGCTTTTATCAACGTAGAGACGAGAGAAGGAAAGCGCTACTGCTTGGAGCTCAGTGAAGCAGGGCTCAGG gTGGTGGGAAACACCTTTGACCAGGTGGATGCAGGTCTGAGTGCTCAGTATCATGAGACTGTTTACTCCCTCCTGGACTCTCTGAGCCCGGCCTACAGGGAAGCTTTTGGAAATGCCCTGCTCCAGCGACTCGAGAGGCTTAAACAAAATGGACAGTGA
- the isca2 gene encoding iron-sulfur cluster assembly 2 homolog, mitochondrial, producing MLWKMSLARALVISAFKTRAWSVINMSSAGLRALQPCHETPLVSTLCYSSSSSQGQQISSSPSEHKIHLSDSCVKRLSEIMQKGEYLRIQVEGGGCSGFQYKFSVDTVRNEDDRVFEQNGVGVIIDEESLEFVKGATLDFSQELIRSSFQVLRNPQAEHGCSCGSSFSVKV from the exons ATGTTATGGAAGATGTCACTCGCTAGAGCACTGGTGATAAGCGCATTCAAAACAAGAGCATGGAGCGTTATAAA TATGTCTTCAGCAGGACTGAGAGCTTTGCAGCCATGTCACGAGACCCCTCTTGTCTCCACACtgtgttacagcagcagctcatcACAGGGACAGCAGATCTCCTCCAGTCCCTCTGAGCATAAAATACATCTCAGTGATTCATGTGTCAAG AGGCTGAGTGAAATCATGCAGAAGGGAGAATATCTGAGGATACAGGTGGAGGGTGGTGGCTGCTCTGGCTTCCAGTACAAGTTTTCTGTGGACACTGTCAGAAATGAAGACGACAG GGTTTTTGAGCAGAACGGCGTGGGCGTGATCATAGACGAGGAGAGTCTAGAGTTTGTGAAAGGAGCAACGCTCGACTTTAGTCAGGAGCTCATCCGCTCCTCCTTCCAGGTGCTCAGGAACCCGCAGGCAGAACACGGCTGCTCCTGTGGAAGCTCTTTCTCTGTCAAAGTTTGA